From the genome of Gemmatimonadales bacterium:
TCCCATCGTGACGCCGTTGTCGCCGAGCACCTTGGCCCAGATCTGGGTGTGCCGGTCCTCCACATCGGCGAGGCGGCGGTACAGGTCTTTCTTCTCGGTACTCGGCTCCGCCTCGGCCAGGACGCGATAGAGGAAGGCCGCATCCGCCTCGTCCTGCCAGTGCTCGCGCCAGGCGTCGGTGGTTTCGCGATCGGTGGTCATGACATTAGGATAGCACAGGTCAGCGCGTCACGGTGCCCCAGGGAGCGATATGAAGCCGGCCGGCAGAACCCGGGTCAAGATCTGCTGCATGTCGAGCACGGAGGAGGTCTGGATGGCGATCCGCCACGGCGCCTCCGCCCTCGGCTTCGTTTCCGCGATGCCAAGCGGGCCGGGCCCCGTCCCAGACGACACGCTGCGACGCATCGCCGGCGTCGTGCCCCCCGGGATCGCCACCTTCCTCCTGACGAGCAGGCAGGACGCCACCGCGATCATCGCCCAGCAGCGAAAGCTCCGGCTCAACACCATCCAGATCTGCGACCGGCTGCTGATCGGGACGCATCGCGACCTAAAGCGGGCGCTGCCCGGGGTCGCCATCGTCCAGGTCATCCACGTCTCAGGCGAGCGCTCCCTGATGGAAGCGGCCGAGGTAGCACCCC
Proteins encoded in this window:
- a CDS encoding phosphoribosylanthranilate isomerase, which gives rise to MKPAGRTRVKICCMSSTEEVWMAIRHGASALGFVSAMPSGPGPVPDDTLRRIAGVVPPGIATFLLTSRQDATAIIAQQRKLRLNTIQICDRLLIGTHRDLKRALPGVAIVQVIHVSGERSLMEAAEVAPHVDAILLDSGNQDLAVKELGGTGRTHDWTLSRRIRELVDVPVWLAGGLNAGNVAEAIGAVEPFGVDLCSGVRTDGKLDEDKLKAFTDAVERANRS